The following coding sequences lie in one Streptomyces venezuelae genomic window:
- a CDS encoding chaplin, producing MRIRTAAATTVLAALTVLGGAGVASATGHDGDDGVGYGIESGSDINTVHNEANIASFGDLVMD from the coding sequence ATGCGTATCCGTACTGCTGCAGCCACCACTGTCCTGGCCGCCCTCACCGTCCTCGGCGGCGCGGGCGTCGCCTCCGCCACCGGCCACGACGGAGACGACGGCGTCGGCTACGGCATCGAGAGCGGCAGCGACATCAACACCGTGCACAACGAGGCCAACATCGCCTCCTTCGGCGACCTGGTCATGGACTGA
- a CDS encoding chaplin: MRTRSIVTAAALTFVTVLGGAGAAIADGPDAVGTTGNSPGVLSGNNVQVPVDLGLNLCGNTVDVLGLLNPATGNECQNHG, encoded by the coding sequence ATGCGTACGCGCAGCATCGTCACCGCAGCCGCTCTCACGTTCGTCACCGTGCTCGGTGGCGCCGGCGCCGCGATCGCCGACGGCCCGGACGCCGTGGGCACGACGGGCAACTCCCCGGGCGTGCTCAGCGGCAACAACGTCCAGGTCCCCGTCGACCTCGGCCTCAACCTCTGCGGCAACACCGTCGACGTGCTCGGCCTGCTCAACCCGGCCACCGGCAACGAGTGCCAGAACCACGGCTGA
- a CDS encoding tetratricopeptide repeat protein: MRDSHRAEAERLLARAVEEEVRRSGGRVDGSVLLSRARGALDAMAQTSAEEYGAYTTALDEADAGRLSFGQRYAKEGAGTPLLVAVVAALAAGVSDLSFGTSVGTALGTGAVVAVAGAAATVVKVTASHVPAASRRAGELSRPGGPEQLRLQWLTALEVRGIRPFLDQQRVLAASSGAHTAKKSAPQLRGTDKSAAARRRSVLQQSFTQLTETAAPFVGRRAELGRIAQWVHAARASTDTRPTVVVLHGVPGSGRTSLAVRAAHALRDQFRGACVVDLRGDTPQESPMSTRDALLHLLNRLGAPREQLLFRERASQEQQLKRLSELYHQYLTGLAVTIVLDDASDVEQVRTLVPERSDSLVLVTAREPLELPGDLPAWVHSLPVEALDEAGAEELLRESAEDLSGPYDAESGDVIRALCGGLPLALRAAGSSLGPRTPSRLASDLAAYGPADKVGPVERVLWLRYADQSEQARRLLRRLALAGRASLGAAAAAALLGTDEQEASRQLTALSQAGLVEVPRPRDHEGGEAPPGSRYRLHDVVRSFARTRLLDEEEPAERTAAQERLIASYGELADTVIRLVDGKTSTRADTLLKGAAGQHGFTSLDAALRWLDDESTFITAALRHAEGVDQRAVLNLLGALCDYCLLRGDLYRLGEINELTQAIDQGLLGRSVQWRTGIAARQLGELDQSRTTLNSVVDLYFEAHQDAAAARALGSLGITLHHQGNLTEAAARLTEALDLQVADELAGDRAWTLHALAAVERDRAHLAHALDMLETALTLHRASGSVHGEAWTHFQLGQLCLRMGDVPRAEGELREALDLYGRTRDPRGEAWAMTQLARARLVDGDPSPAVDGLRQAVSRHRDNDDARGEAWSLYYLGQALEEAGSLDQAVRDLERARTMFSRMRDVYGLACARHHSARVTRDQRAAQTGSLRNSGFARQLLVDARADFQRIGVAHGEAWTCLELVVVDAGNNRSQQALGLCDEAIELFASYGDRRGGDWARFLRCTLLPYASPGGWEIGTAVAQEELSRLSREDHQTRDGKLTECVEAYALLLERGADLETGWQAWRLGMVPSRHAREVMGVDVPERR, from the coding sequence ATGCGGGACAGCCATCGGGCCGAGGCCGAGCGGCTGTTGGCGCGGGCCGTGGAGGAGGAGGTCCGCCGTTCGGGCGGGCGCGTCGACGGGAGCGTGCTGCTGTCGCGGGCGCGCGGCGCGCTGGACGCCATGGCGCAGACGTCGGCGGAGGAGTACGGCGCGTACACCACCGCGCTCGACGAGGCGGACGCCGGGCGGCTCAGCTTCGGGCAGCGGTACGCGAAGGAGGGGGCGGGAACTCCGCTGCTGGTCGCGGTGGTTGCGGCACTCGCGGCCGGCGTGTCCGACCTGTCGTTCGGGACCAGCGTCGGCACGGCCCTCGGCACCGGCGCGGTCGTCGCCGTGGCGGGCGCGGCGGCCACCGTCGTGAAGGTGACCGCGTCCCACGTCCCGGCGGCCAGCCGCCGCGCGGGCGAGCTCAGCAGGCCGGGCGGGCCCGAGCAGCTGCGGCTCCAGTGGCTGACGGCGCTGGAAGTGCGCGGCATCCGGCCCTTCCTCGACCAGCAGCGGGTCCTCGCCGCGTCGAGCGGCGCGCACACGGCGAAGAAATCGGCGCCGCAGCTGCGCGGCACGGACAAGAGCGCGGCGGCGCGCAGGCGCAGCGTCCTGCAGCAGTCCTTCACGCAACTCACGGAGACGGCGGCGCCCTTCGTGGGGCGCAGGGCCGAGCTGGGGCGGATCGCGCAGTGGGTGCACGCGGCGCGCGCCAGCACCGACACCCGGCCCACGGTGGTCGTGCTGCACGGCGTACCGGGCTCCGGGCGGACCTCGCTCGCGGTGCGCGCGGCGCACGCCCTGCGGGACCAGTTCCGCGGCGCGTGCGTCGTGGACCTGCGCGGCGACACCCCGCAGGAGTCCCCGATGTCCACCCGCGACGCGCTGCTGCACCTGCTGAATCGATTGGGCGCCCCGCGCGAGCAGCTGCTCTTCCGCGAGCGCGCCTCGCAGGAGCAGCAGCTCAAGCGGCTCAGCGAGCTCTACCACCAATATCTGACCGGTCTCGCGGTGACGATCGTGCTCGACGACGCCAGCGACGTCGAGCAGGTCCGCACGCTGGTTCCGGAGCGCTCCGACAGCCTCGTCCTCGTCACCGCCAGGGAGCCCCTGGAGCTGCCCGGCGACCTGCCCGCGTGGGTGCACTCGCTGCCGGTCGAGGCGCTGGACGAGGCAGGCGCCGAGGAGCTGCTCCGCGAGTCCGCCGAGGACCTCTCCGGGCCGTACGACGCCGAATCGGGAGACGTCATAAGGGCGTTGTGCGGCGGACTGCCGCTCGCGCTGCGCGCCGCGGGTTCCTCGCTCGGTCCGCGGACACCGAGCAGGCTCGCCTCGGATCTCGCCGCGTACGGGCCCGCGGACAAGGTCGGTCCGGTCGAGCGCGTCCTGTGGCTGCGCTACGCCGACCAGTCGGAGCAGGCCAGGCGGCTGCTGCGCCGCCTGGCGCTCGCGGGCCGCGCCTCGCTGGGCGCGGCCGCCGCGGCGGCGCTGCTCGGCACGGACGAGCAGGAGGCTTCCCGGCAGCTGACCGCCCTGTCCCAGGCGGGCCTCGTCGAGGTGCCGCGCCCCCGCGACCACGAGGGCGGCGAGGCCCCGCCCGGCAGCCGCTACCGCCTGCACGACGTCGTCCGCTCCTTCGCCCGCACCCGCCTCCTCGACGAGGAGGAGCCCGCCGAGCGCACGGCCGCCCAGGAACGCCTCATCGCCAGTTACGGCGAGCTGGCCGACACCGTGATCCGCCTGGTCGACGGCAAGACGTCCACGCGCGCCGACACTCTGTTGAAGGGCGCGGCCGGGCAGCACGGGTTCACCTCCCTCGACGCGGCGCTGCGCTGGCTCGACGACGAGTCGACGTTCATCACGGCGGCGCTGCGCCACGCGGAGGGCGTCGACCAGCGGGCCGTGCTCAACCTCCTGGGCGCCCTGTGCGACTACTGCCTGCTGCGCGGCGACCTCTACCGGCTCGGCGAGATCAACGAACTCACCCAGGCCATCGACCAGGGCCTCCTCGGCCGCAGCGTCCAGTGGCGCACCGGTATCGCCGCCCGCCAGCTGGGCGAGCTCGACCAGTCGCGTACGACGCTGAACTCCGTCGTCGACCTGTACTTCGAGGCCCACCAGGACGCCGCCGCCGCCCGCGCGCTCGGCTCCCTCGGCATCACCCTGCACCACCAGGGCAACCTGACGGAGGCCGCGGCACGGCTGACCGAGGCCCTCGACCTGCAGGTCGCCGACGAGCTGGCGGGCGACCGCGCCTGGACGCTGCACGCCCTCGCGGCGGTCGAGCGGGACCGCGCCCACCTCGCGCACGCCCTCGACATGCTGGAGACGGCGCTCACCCTGCACCGCGCGAGCGGCTCGGTGCACGGCGAGGCCTGGACGCACTTCCAGCTCGGCCAGCTCTGCCTGCGCATGGGCGACGTACCGCGCGCGGAGGGCGAGCTGCGCGAGGCCCTCGACCTGTACGGCCGCACCCGCGACCCGCGCGGCGAGGCCTGGGCCATGACCCAGCTGGCGCGGGCCCGGCTCGTCGACGGCGACCCCTCACCGGCCGTCGACGGGCTGCGGCAGGCGGTGTCCCGGCACCGCGACAACGACGACGCGCGCGGCGAGGCGTGGTCCCTGTACTACCTGGGCCAGGCCTTGGAGGAGGCGGGCAGCCTCGACCAGGCGGTCCGCGACCTGGAGCGGGCCCGCACGATGTTCTCCCGGATGCGGGACGTGTACGGCCTGGCCTGTGCCCGGCACCACTCGGCGCGCGTCACCCGCGACCAGCGCGCCGCGCAGACGGGTTCGCTGCGCAACTCCGGCTTCGCACGGCAGCTCCTGGTGGACGCCCGCGCCGACTTCCAGCGCATCGGGGTCGCGCACGGCGAGGCGTGGACGTGCCTGGAGCTGGTGGTCGTGGACGCGGGCAACAACCGCAGTCAGCAGGCGCTGGGCCTGTGCGACGAAGCCATCGAGCTCTTCGCCTCGTACGGCGACCGCCGCGGCGGCGACTGGGCGCGCTTCCTGCGCTGCACCCTGCTGCCGTACGCCTCGCCGGGCGGCTGGGAGATCGGCACGGCGGTCGCCCAGGAGGAGCTGAGCCGGCTGTCGCGCGAGGACCATCAGACGCGGGACGGGAAGCTCACCGAGTGCGTGGAGGCGTACGCGCTGCTCCTGGAGCGCGGCGCGGACCTGGAGACGGGCTGGCAGGCGTGGCGCCTGGGGATGGTGCCGAGCCGGCATGCGCGGGAGGTCATGGGGGTGGACGTACCGGAGCGCCGCTGA
- a CDS encoding thioredoxin domain-containing protein, translating into MPNRLAQETSPYLLQHADNPVDWWPWSAEAFDQARERGVPVLLSVGYSSCHWCHVMAHESFEDEATAALMNRDFVNIKVDREERPDVDAVYMEAVQAATGQGGWPMTVFLTPDAEPFYFGTYFPPEPRHGMPSFPQILDGVHRAWTDRRGEVDEVAGKIARDLGERQLTHNTDEKPGEDELAQALLGLTRDYDATHGGFGGAPKFPPSMAIEFLLRHYARVGAEGALQMAADTCERMARGGIYDQLGGGFARYSVDREWVVPHFEKMLYDNALLCRAYAHLWRATGSELARRVALETADFMVRELRTNEGGFASALDADSEDPATGEHVEGAYYVWTPQQLREVLGEDDAALAMDCFGVTEEGTFEKGASVLQLPRLEGPVADASRLAGIRERLLVARAERPAPGRDDKVVAAWNGLAVAALAEVGAYFDRPDLIAAAVGAGDLLVRLHMDPRARLARTSKDGRAGANAGVLEDYADVSEGFLALAAVTGEGVWLEFAGFLLDHVLAQFVDAETGALYDTAADAEQLIRRPQDPTDNAAPSGWTAAAGALLSYAAHTGAEPHRTAAERALGIVKTLGPRVPRFIGHGLAVAEAALDGPREVAVIGDVLGDLHRTALLGTAPGAVVAAGPEGSTELPLLADRPLVDGAPAAYVCRSFVCSAPTTDPAALAEQLS; encoded by the coding sequence ATGCCGAACCGACTGGCCCAAGAGACGTCCCCCTACCTCCTGCAGCACGCCGACAACCCCGTCGACTGGTGGCCCTGGTCGGCCGAGGCGTTCGATCAGGCGCGTGAGCGGGGTGTGCCGGTGCTGCTGAGCGTGGGCTACAGCAGCTGCCACTGGTGCCACGTCATGGCGCACGAGTCCTTCGAGGACGAGGCGACCGCCGCGCTCATGAACCGGGACTTCGTGAACATCAAGGTCGACCGCGAGGAGCGGCCCGACGTCGACGCCGTGTACATGGAGGCCGTGCAGGCCGCGACGGGGCAGGGCGGCTGGCCCATGACCGTCTTCCTGACCCCGGACGCCGAGCCGTTCTACTTCGGTACGTACTTCCCGCCGGAGCCGCGGCACGGCATGCCGTCCTTCCCGCAGATCCTCGACGGCGTCCACCGGGCGTGGACGGACCGGCGCGGCGAGGTCGACGAGGTGGCAGGGAAGATCGCACGCGACCTCGGGGAGCGGCAGCTCACCCACAACACCGACGAGAAGCCCGGCGAGGACGAGCTCGCGCAGGCCCTGCTCGGCCTGACCAGGGACTACGACGCGACGCACGGCGGCTTCGGCGGCGCGCCGAAGTTCCCGCCGTCCATGGCGATCGAGTTCCTGCTGCGGCACTACGCGCGCGTGGGCGCCGAGGGCGCGCTGCAGATGGCGGCCGACACGTGCGAGCGGATGGCGCGCGGCGGCATCTACGACCAGCTCGGCGGCGGCTTCGCGCGGTACTCCGTGGACCGCGAGTGGGTGGTGCCGCACTTCGAGAAGATGCTGTACGACAACGCGCTGCTGTGCCGTGCCTACGCCCACCTGTGGCGGGCCACGGGCTCGGAGCTCGCCCGCCGCGTCGCCCTGGAGACGGCGGACTTCATGGTCCGCGAACTCCGCACGAACGAAGGCGGTTTCGCCTCCGCGCTCGACGCGGACAGCGAGGACCCGGCGACGGGCGAGCACGTCGAGGGTGCGTATTACGTGTGGACGCCTCAGCAGTTGCGCGAGGTGCTGGGCGAGGATGACGCGGCGCTGGCGATGGACTGCTTCGGCGTGACGGAGGAGGGCACCTTCGAGAAGGGCGCCTCCGTGCTGCAACTGCCGCGCCTGGAGGGCCCGGTGGCGGACGCGTCACGGCTCGCCGGGATCCGGGAGCGGCTCCTCGTGGCGCGCGCCGAGCGGCCCGCTCCCGGCCGCGACGACAAGGTGGTCGCCGCGTGGAACGGGCTGGCCGTCGCCGCGCTCGCCGAGGTCGGCGCGTACTTCGACCGGCCCGACCTGATCGCGGCCGCGGTGGGCGCGGGTGATCTCCTCGTACGTCTCCACATGGACCCGCGCGCCCGTTTGGCCCGCACCTCCAAGGACGGCAGGGCCGGTGCCAACGCGGGCGTCCTGGAGGACTACGCCGACGTGTCGGAGGGCTTCCTCGCGCTGGCCGCGGTCACCGGCGAGGGCGTGTGGCTGGAGTTCGCCGGGTTCCTCCTCGACCACGTCCTCGCGCAGTTCGTGGACGCGGAGACCGGCGCGCTGTACGACACGGCGGCCGACGCGGAGCAGCTCATCCGCCGCCCGCAGGACCCCACGGACAACGCGGCGCCCTCCGGCTGGACGGCGGCCGCCGGCGCGCTCCTCTCCTACGCGGCGCACACGGGCGCCGAACCCCACCGCACCGCGGCGGAGCGCGCACTCGGCATCGTCAAGACGCTCGGCCCGCGCGTGCCGCGCTTCATCGGCCACGGTCTCGCGGTCGCGGAGGCGGCGCTCGACGGCCCGCGCGAGGTCGCGGTCATCGGCGACGTCCTGGGCGACCTGCACCGCACGGCACTGCTGGGCACGGCCCCGGGTGCGGTCGTCGCGGCGGGCCCGGAGGGCAGCACGGAACTCCCGCTGCTCGCCGACCGCCCGCTGGTCGACGGCGCGCCCGCGGCGTACGTCTGCCGGAGCTTCGTCTGCAGCGCCCCGACAACGGATCCGGCGGCGTTGGCCGAACAACTCTCCTAG
- a CDS encoding Mut7-C RNAse domain-containing protein → MNGPEILLDFAPELGIFVPHERRGGPRRAVTDGASTLGHVVESLGVPLTEVGALVVDGREVPVGHIPAAGETVTVRAVTRPQEVPGAPLRFLLDVHLGTLARRLRLLGVDAAYESTDIGDPALAARSAAERRVLLSRDRGLLRRRELWAGAYVYSDRPDDQLRDILGRFAPELRPWTRCSACNGTLRAATKDEVADRLEGGTRGTYDVFAQCGSCERVFWRGAHHDRLEGIVERALAEFGDAGPAGLTARTAAGS, encoded by the coding sequence ATGAACGGTCCGGAGATCCTCCTCGACTTCGCCCCCGAGCTGGGGATTTTCGTCCCGCACGAGCGAAGGGGCGGCCCCAGGAGGGCTGTTACCGACGGCGCGTCCACGCTCGGGCACGTCGTCGAGTCGCTCGGCGTCCCGCTGACGGAGGTCGGGGCGCTCGTGGTCGACGGCCGCGAGGTGCCCGTCGGGCACATCCCCGCGGCGGGCGAGACCGTCACGGTCCGCGCGGTGACCCGCCCCCAGGAGGTGCCGGGCGCCCCGCTCCGGTTCCTCCTCGACGTCCACCTGGGCACCCTGGCCCGGCGCCTGCGCCTCCTCGGCGTCGACGCGGCGTACGAGAGCACGGACATCGGCGATCCGGCCCTCGCCGCGCGTTCGGCGGCCGAGCGGCGCGTCCTGCTGAGCCGCGACCGCGGCCTGCTCCGGCGCAGGGAGCTGTGGGCGGGCGCGTACGTCTACAGCGACCGGCCCGACGACCAACTCCGCGACATCCTCGGCCGCTTCGCCCCCGAGCTGCGCCCCTGGACCCGCTGCAGCGCCTGCAACGGCACGCTGCGCGCCGCGACGAAGGACGAGGTGGCGGACCGTCTGGAGGGTGGCACCCGCGGCACGTACGACGTGTTCGCGCAGTGCGGGTCCTGCGAGCGCGTGTTCTGGCGGGGCGCCCACCACGACCGCCTGGAAGGCATCGTGGAGCGGGCGCTGGCGGAGTTCGGCGACGCGGGGCCGGCCGGGCTCACGGCTCGTACAGCGGCAGGAAGTTGA
- a CDS encoding TetR/AcrR family transcriptional regulator: MTAARTSAPAGAPRPGLRERKKLKTRLAIRDATYRLIREQGYEATTVERIAEAAEVSPSTVFRYFPTKEDIVLTDESDPFLETRLRERPADEPIVESLRVVLRQAVSSGSGSGSGSGSGSGFAEQSEVSRLRTRLMTEVPAVRSRMLESMSVTGGVLCRIIAERTGRDAGDLEVRALSMGLIGALTETAAYWAERGHEDDLPALVDRTLDVLATGFAGPAGT; encoded by the coding sequence ATGACGGCCGCACGTACCTCCGCCCCCGCGGGCGCCCCCAGGCCGGGCCTCCGCGAGCGCAAGAAGCTCAAGACCCGCCTCGCCATCCGGGACGCGACGTACCGGCTGATCCGGGAGCAGGGGTACGAGGCGACGACGGTCGAGCGGATCGCGGAGGCGGCGGAGGTCTCCCCGTCCACGGTCTTCCGCTACTTCCCGACCAAGGAGGACATCGTCCTCACGGATGAGTCCGACCCGTTCCTGGAGACGCGGCTGCGGGAGCGGCCGGCGGACGAGCCGATCGTGGAGTCCCTGCGAGTCGTGCTGCGCCAAGCCGTCTCCTCCGGCTCCGGCTCCGGTTCTGGCTCCGGCTCCGGCTCCGGCTTCGCGGAGCAGTCCGAGGTCTCCAGGCTGCGGACGAGGCTCATGACCGAGGTGCCCGCCGTGCGCTCGCGGATGCTGGAGAGCATGTCGGTCACCGGTGGCGTCCTGTGCCGGATCATCGCGGAGCGCACCGGCCGCGACGCCGGTGACCTGGAGGTGCGGGCCTTGTCCATGGGCCTGATCGGCGCGCTCACCGAGACCGCGGCGTACTGGGCGGAGCGCGGCCACGAGGACGACCTGCCCGCGCTGGTCGACCGGACGCTGGACGTACTGGCGACGGGGTTCGCGGGACCCGCCGGGACGTGA